In the genome of Prosthecobacter sp., one region contains:
- a CDS encoding PQQ-binding-like beta-propeller repeat protein, giving the protein MMTRAPFLLSLGLCLMAGTSHAEGLWPEFRGPTAQGFSTAKGLPTAWAPDKNIVWRSEVAGKGWSSPVVANGRIFITTAVEMPVDPTAAAAVVLAPAPVAPPVVAVPGDASKRPAPAKAKAPPPAPKPVSLHVMALDAATGKTVWDTQVLEVTDPAALKMHGKNSQASPTVVYEPGRLYAHFSHHGTACLDEAGKILWTSQENSYTPQHGTGGSPVIVDDLLIFDADGAKDPGVVALDKATGKTRWKIARPPTEAKSKFSFCTPLLIEVAGQKQVISAGSGIVQALNPKDGSEIWHVMYGTGYSVVPRPVFAHGMIFMSTGYDKPVGLAIKADGKGDVTSTHVVWQETKYVPHNPSMLVIGDELYMLADNGLLSCRDAKTNTVHFEERLLGPSSASLLYADGLIYAIDEKGASAVVKPGKTLQVVATSELKEKTLASMAVCDHDLLIRTELALYRVGNGRANAE; this is encoded by the coding sequence ATGATGACTCGCGCTCCTTTCCTTCTCTCTCTCGGACTCTGCCTGATGGCAGGCACCTCTCACGCGGAAGGGCTGTGGCCGGAGTTTCGCGGGCCGACGGCGCAGGGTTTTTCCACGGCGAAGGGATTGCCGACGGCGTGGGCGCCAGACAAGAACATCGTGTGGCGTTCCGAGGTGGCGGGCAAAGGCTGGTCGTCGCCGGTGGTGGCGAACGGCAGAATTTTCATCACGACGGCGGTGGAGATGCCGGTGGATCCGACTGCTGCGGCAGCGGTAGTATTGGCTCCTGCACCGGTCGCGCCTCCGGTGGTGGCGGTTCCGGGTGATGCCTCGAAGCGGCCCGCTCCTGCCAAGGCCAAGGCACCCCCGCCAGCACCGAAGCCAGTGAGCCTGCATGTGATGGCCCTGGATGCGGCGACGGGGAAGACGGTGTGGGACACCCAAGTGCTGGAGGTCACCGATCCGGCGGCGCTGAAGATGCACGGCAAGAACAGTCAGGCGAGCCCGACGGTGGTGTATGAGCCGGGACGCCTCTATGCGCATTTCTCCCATCACGGCACGGCCTGTCTGGACGAGGCGGGCAAGATTCTGTGGACCTCGCAGGAGAACAGCTACACGCCGCAGCACGGCACGGGCGGCAGCCCGGTGATTGTGGATGATCTGCTCATCTTTGATGCGGATGGAGCCAAAGATCCGGGCGTGGTGGCGCTGGACAAGGCGACGGGCAAGACGCGCTGGAAGATCGCCCGCCCACCGACGGAGGCGAAGAGCAAGTTCTCCTTCTGCACGCCGCTGCTCATCGAGGTGGCAGGCCAGAAGCAGGTCATCTCCGCGGGCAGCGGGATCGTGCAGGCGCTGAACCCGAAGGACGGGAGCGAGATCTGGCATGTGATGTATGGCACCGGTTACTCGGTGGTGCCGCGGCCGGTGTTTGCGCATGGCATGATCTTCATGAGCACCGGCTATGACAAGCCCGTGGGCCTGGCGATCAAGGCAGACGGCAAGGGCGACGTGACGAGCACGCACGTGGTGTGGCAGGAGACGAAGTATGTGCCGCACAATCCCTCCATGCTGGTGATCGGCGATGAACTGTACATGCTGGCCGACAACGGGCTGCTCTCGTGTCGCGATGCGAAGACGAACACGGTGCATTTCGAAGAGCGTCTGCTCGGCCCGAGCTCCGCCTCGCTGCTGTATGCCGACGGCCTGATCTACGCGATCGATGAGAAGGGCGCGTCCGCCGTGGTGAAGCCGGGCAAGACGCTGCAGGTGGTGGCCACCAGCGAGCTGAAGGAGAAGACCCTGGCCTCCATGGCGGTGTGCGACCACGATTTGCTCATCCGCACGGAGCTGGCGCTGTATCGCGTGGGGAACGGGCGAGCCAATGCGGAGTGA